A single window of Chloracidobacterium sp. DNA harbors:
- a CDS encoding S46 family peptidase: protein MKRNRLITSLLAIAIVFSTMSTAFAFDEGMFMPDQIATLPLKKLGLKIKPTDIYNPAGGGLTDAVIRLSIGCSAEFVSPQGLILTNHHCGFDALVSASTPEKDLVETGFRTDGRSGEIPAKGYSIFVTQRSEDVTAKVKAGTDGLSGDALATATKKNLDALQVAEQAKAPAGSIVRIQMLNSGYFYYLIQTQQVKDVRVVYAPPRNIGIFGGDPDNFEWTRHTGDFTFLRAYTAPDGSSAEYSANNVPMKTKKFLALSIGGLKDNDFVFVLGYPGSTTRYRESQSIEYARDANFPFLEKWLNALSTSLRQIGATDEEKRIAFQSDIASFDNSRKAFGGGYLRLRKSGVVQARQAEEARLATWIAANPDRQKKYGSVLADIKALSADSNAAMMRDAIMRRFPDPNSMNVFVQIVSAAATVKAGRKLTAEQKTVKLAEINEALKDREPAHEREMLKFFFKSFDGLPTGQRFAAADTQFGNKTGKARREAEAAFAAEIADSSYDANMILGLYSLTWSELQAQHPFATGVVDERTALAARSAKFAASIDPLRLEYMQAMIEMKGMTAYPDANSTLRFSYGNVKGYASREAEYRSPFTTMKGMFEKETGENPFDVPQKLKDLNAAKDFGRWGSGDTVAVNFISTTDIIGGNSGSPILNGNGEQVGICFDGNFEGLGNDFYYDPAVNRTISVDIRYVLFVVEKFGGAGWMLDEMNIVGGKK from the coding sequence ATGAAAAGAAACAGATTGATTACATCGTTACTAGCAATAGCGATCGTGTTTTCGACGATGTCGACGGCATTTGCATTTGATGAGGGTATGTTTATGCCGGATCAGATCGCAACACTGCCGCTCAAAAAGCTTGGTCTTAAGATCAAGCCGACGGATATTTACAATCCTGCCGGCGGCGGGCTTACAGACGCGGTGATCCGACTGAGCATCGGCTGTAGTGCTGAGTTCGTTTCCCCTCAAGGCCTTATTCTCACTAATCATCATTGCGGATTTGATGCCTTAGTATCGGCTTCGACACCGGAAAAAGATCTCGTTGAGACGGGATTTAGGACCGATGGACGGTCCGGTGAGATCCCGGCCAAGGGCTATTCGATATTCGTCACGCAGCGCAGCGAGGATGTGACCGCAAAGGTAAAGGCAGGTACCGACGGACTTAGCGGCGATGCACTCGCCACAGCCACCAAGAAGAACCTCGATGCTCTTCAAGTGGCTGAACAGGCTAAGGCACCGGCCGGCTCGATCGTTCGCATCCAGATGTTGAACAGCGGCTATTTTTACTATCTGATCCAGACCCAGCAGGTCAAGGATGTTCGTGTCGTATACGCTCCGCCCCGCAATATCGGTATTTTTGGCGGCGATCCGGACAACTTTGAATGGACCCGACATACCGGTGACTTCACATTTCTTCGAGCCTATACGGCACCGGACGGTTCGTCGGCCGAATATTCGGCTAACAACGTGCCGATGAAAACGAAGAAGTTTCTTGCACTGAGCATTGGCGGACTAAAGGACAACGACTTTGTTTTCGTGCTCGGCTACCCGGGATCAACTACACGTTACCGCGAGAGCCAGTCGATCGAGTATGCTCGTGATGCTAACTTCCCTTTTCTCGAAAAATGGCTCAACGCACTTAGCACATCGCTACGCCAGATCGGAGCCACTGACGAAGAGAAGCGGATCGCTTTTCAATCCGACATCGCTAGCTTTGATAACTCGCGAAAGGCTTTCGGTGGCGGCTACTTGCGATTGCGTAAATCTGGTGTCGTTCAGGCACGTCAGGCAGAAGAGGCTCGGCTCGCGACTTGGATCGCGGCAAATCCGGATCGGCAGAAAAAATACGGCTCGGTCTTAGCTGACATCAAGGCCCTTTCAGCCGACTCAAATGCCGCGATGATGCGTGATGCAATTATGAGGCGCTTCCCCGATCCAAATTCAATGAACGTCTTCGTTCAGATCGTGTCGGCTGCCGCGACCGTAAAGGCGGGCCGCAAGCTCACCGCCGAGCAGAAGACCGTAAAATTGGCTGAGATCAATGAAGCACTGAAGGATCGCGAACCGGCACACGAACGCGAGATGCTCAAGTTCTTTTTCAAGTCGTTCGACGGACTGCCAACCGGTCAGAGATTTGCCGCCGCAGATACGCAGTTTGGCAATAAGACCGGAAAAGCCCGACGCGAGGCCGAAGCTGCATTTGCCGCCGAAATCGCCGACAGCAGTTATGATGCCAATATGATCCTCGGCCTTTACTCATTGACGTGGAGCGAGTTGCAGGCTCAGCATCCTTTCGCTACTGGAGTTGTGGACGAGCGAACGGCACTTGCCGCCCGTTCTGCCAAATTCGCCGCTAGTATTGATCCGCTTCGCTTGGAATATATGCAAGCGATGATCGAGATGAAAGGAATGACGGCCTATCCGGATGCTAATTCGACGCTTCGCTTCTCGTATGGCAACGTCAAGGGTTATGCCTCACGCGAGGCAGAATATCGTTCGCCGTTTACTACGATGAAGGGAATGTTTGAGAAGGAGACCGGCGAAAACCCGTTCGACGTTCCGCAGAAACTGAAGGACCTCAACGCAGCCAAGGATTTCGGCCGTTGGGGCAGCGGCGATACGGTTGCCGTGAATTTCATTTCGACCACTGATATCATCGGCGGAAACAGCGGCAGCCCGATCCTCAATGGTAACGGCGAACAAGTCGGCATTTGCTTCGACGGAAACTTCGAAGGCCTTGGCAATGATTTCTACTACGATCCGGCGGTCAACCGCACGATCTCGGTGGACATCCGCTACGTCCTGTTCGTTGTCGAAAAATTTGGCGGAGCCGGATGGATGCTGGATGAAATGAACATCGTCGGAGGCAAGAAATAA
- a CDS encoding RICIN domain-containing protein: protein MRIRHFALSLAFLAVFSASVISQNFAYLKIEDSQKTPVALIAGDRDDGRLYHLELKDRDNGKWMFEPAGDGYYYIIDVRHGKAISAGDADDGKIYHLVPEGRDNAKWKLVEKGDNKFQLIDKKWGKALIAGDDPSDINIYHQVPGLRSNAIWNLTIIDGLGTRPAPKELVIKEKFLSIKYDVNEKVKDNNSRGTTSTLSAKYTNNTSVAQSQTLSEQAQYTESEAWESTEEIATEVWAKVEAEVGWKGSGVNASVSVETGFKTTITNQKKKSNSATYQSTVGFTTNTTIPPGKTTVCSQLVTREKASIPYEVTVLRTFGDGSTLTKTVLGTWNGTTFSRSEVTCTESGAGGKDKDD from the coding sequence ATGAGGATTAGACATTTCGCACTATCTTTGGCGTTTTTGGCCGTTTTCTCGGCCAGCGTCATTTCACAGAACTTTGCGTACCTGAAGATCGAGGACAGTCAAAAGACCCCAGTCGCACTTATTGCCGGGGATCGCGACGACGGTCGCCTCTATCATCTGGAACTTAAGGACCGCGACAACGGCAAGTGGATGTTCGAACCTGCGGGCGATGGATACTACTACATAATCGACGTTCGTCACGGCAAAGCCATCTCAGCGGGTGACGCGGACGACGGGAAAATTTACCATCTCGTCCCTGAGGGGCGGGATAATGCTAAGTGGAAGCTCGTAGAAAAGGGTGACAATAAGTTCCAGCTCATTGATAAGAAATGGGGCAAGGCTTTGATCGCCGGGGATGATCCGTCCGACATCAACATCTACCATCAAGTGCCGGGCCTTCGTAGCAACGCGATATGGAATCTCACGATCATTGATGGCCTCGGCACCCGACCCGCCCCCAAAGAGTTGGTTATCAAGGAGAAATTTCTCAGTATCAAATACGACGTTAACGAGAAGGTAAAGGACAATAACTCCCGCGGAACAACGAGTACCCTCTCCGCGAAATATACCAACAATACGAGTGTCGCCCAGTCCCAGACCCTTTCCGAGCAGGCGCAGTACACTGAGTCGGAAGCGTGGGAGAGCACTGAGGAAATTGCAACCGAGGTATGGGCCAAAGTTGAGGCAGAGGTCGGTTGGAAAGGTAGCGGTGTTAACGCCTCGGTTTCAGTTGAAACCGGTTTTAAAACTACGATCACCAATCAGAAGAAAAAGTCGAATTCAGCGACTTACCAGTCCACTGTCGGCTTTACCACCAACACTACTATTCCCCCGGGGAAGACTACGGTCTGCAGTCAGCTCGTCACACGGGAAAAGGCCAGTATCCCGTACGAGGTCACTGTGCTTCGCACCTTTGGTGACGGATCGACGCTGACCAAAACGGTGCTGGGGACGTGGAATGGCACGACCTTCTCTCGAAGCGAGGTCACCTGTACCGAAAGTGGGGCCGGCGGGAAGGATAAAGACGATTAA
- a CDS encoding M23 family metallopeptidase: MQKNDKYYTFLLSQNKKDRIYIRKVEISKQLLHFGSVGIFLFIGLSVLGLGVTGIVRNSVLAKSLDKVPVAAQMTDIKQTTPDDKNIDYSRPSQYDNLALNSGGPEQAENGDPEDAAIETQLRDITSKINAAYLPTMWAHLGKINNEFGFRRNPFGGRSYEFHAGMDIDGERGDLVVAPANGTVIKASWSGGYGNMIEIEHAPGLSTRYGHLSKLEVNEGDTVTRGQLIALVGSTGRSTGPHLHYELRLNDKPINPRHFLPQEPTEIK; the protein is encoded by the coding sequence ATGCAGAAAAACGACAAGTACTATACTTTTCTTTTATCACAAAATAAGAAAGACCGCATTTATATTCGTAAAGTTGAGATTTCAAAGCAGTTATTACATTTTGGATCAGTTGGAATATTTCTTTTTATCGGACTATCGGTTCTCGGATTAGGCGTCACAGGCATTGTTCGCAACTCGGTGTTGGCAAAGTCACTTGACAAGGTGCCCGTCGCAGCACAAATGACGGACATCAAACAGACCACCCCCGACGACAAAAACATCGACTATTCCCGCCCTTCACAATACGACAATTTAGCTTTGAACAGTGGCGGCCCCGAGCAGGCTGAAAACGGTGATCCCGAAGATGCCGCGATCGAAACCCAACTCCGCGACATCACATCAAAGATCAATGCCGCTTATTTGCCGACAATGTGGGCACATCTGGGCAAGATCAACAATGAGTTCGGGTTTAGGCGGAATCCCTTCGGTGGACGCTCATATGAGTTTCACGCCGGAATGGATATCGATGGCGAACGCGGCGATCTAGTCGTAGCACCGGCAAACGGCACGGTGATCAAGGCGTCCTGGTCCGGCGGTTATGGCAATATGATCGAGATCGAACACGCTCCCGGTCTTTCGACCCGCTACGGCCATTTGTCAAAGCTTGAGGTCAATGAGGGTGACACGGTCACACGCGGCCAACTTATTGCTCTAGTCGGGTCGACCGGTCGCTCGACCGGTCCGCATCTGCACTACGAACTGCGGCTTAACGACAAACCGATCAACCCGAGGCACTTTTTGCCTCAGGAACCGACCGAGATAAAATAG
- a CDS encoding RNA polymerase sigma factor — MEIASAAIEQELAFGFEGALHPQAIAPALAVSETAYFDADTPDIELCRLATAGNIAAFELLYQKYHRRTYSLCLRMTSNQTEAEDLTQDVFIQLFRKIGSFRGDSAFSTWLHRLTVNQVLMHFRRRSVKNERTSDDGEMPEQTVTGSANPNKMQVVDRIALKNAIAELPNGYRRVFILHDIEGFEHEEVGRIMGISVGTSKSQLHKARLKLRGLLIKQKD, encoded by the coding sequence ATGGAAATAGCCTCGGCGGCGATCGAACAAGAACTCGCCTTTGGGTTTGAGGGGGCGCTACATCCTCAAGCCATTGCTCCGGCATTGGCCGTGAGCGAGACCGCGTATTTTGATGCGGACACGCCGGATATCGAACTTTGCCGCTTGGCGACGGCGGGCAACATTGCCGCATTCGAGTTGCTCTATCAAAAATACCATCGGCGTACGTACAGCCTTTGCTTGCGGATGACGAGCAACCAGACCGAGGCCGAGGATCTGACGCAGGATGTTTTTATCCAGCTTTTCCGCAAGATCGGCAGTTTTCGCGGTGATTCGGCGTTTTCGACTTGGCTCCATCGTCTTACAGTCAATCAGGTGCTGATGCACTTTCGCCGTCGCAGCGTAAAGAACGAAAGGACCTCGGATGACGGCGAGATGCCGGAACAGACAGTCACCGGATCCGCCAACCCGAACAAGATGCAGGTAGTGGACCGGATCGCTCTAAAAAACGCGATCGCCGAACTTCCGAACGGTTACCGACGCGTTTTTATTCTGCACGATATCGAGGGATTTGAACACGAAGAGGTTGGCCGGATCATGGGAATTTCGGTCGGCACATCCAAGTCGCAACTGCATAAGGCAAGACTCAAACTTCGGGGTTTGCTGATCAAGCAGAAGGATTAA
- a CDS encoding zf-HC2 domain-containing protein gives MNIEKQNTVNCSQFEEFLTDYLDKALDATLQRSVAEHALACPLCHSLLNDVRESLDVCHAITAPKMSMTRLEARVLSMTMPETAMACDDFEGYLTDYLDGFLPAAVFHRWERHATLCNSCEDLPGMVVRSIAALYTYKSDELAVPAGLHARILRSTIGTAQAAEVKAAWGSQLVEWVRGFSFPLPIPQFASVAMILLFAFVFFSQSVSADGTFTSVYQKSVELAEETYKQSSDAWKGGKDAGIMTKPEPVTGTTYVDNEEKK, from the coding sequence ATGAATATCGAGAAGCAAAATACGGTCAATTGCTCGCAGTTTGAGGAGTTTTTGACAGATTACCTGGACAAGGCGCTTGACGCTACGCTCCAGCGATCGGTCGCCGAACACGCTCTCGCGTGCCCGCTTTGCCATTCGCTACTCAATGACGTCCGCGAATCGCTCGACGTGTGTCACGCCATCACTGCCCCCAAAATGTCTATGACCCGGCTTGAGGCTCGCGTACTTTCGATGACGATGCCGGAAACGGCTATGGCGTGCGACGACTTTGAAGGATATCTAACCGACTATCTCGACGGATTTTTACCTGCGGCCGTTTTCCACCGATGGGAAAGGCACGCGACCCTCTGTAATTCGTGTGAGGATCTGCCCGGAATGGTGGTGCGATCTATTGCCGCACTCTATACATACAAATCAGACGAATTAGCAGTTCCGGCGGGCCTCCACGCACGCATTTTGCGATCGACTATCGGTACGGCACAAGCGGCAGAGGTCAAAGCGGCTTGGGGATCACAACTGGTCGAGTGGGTACGCGGCTTTAGCTTTCCGCTCCCGATCCCGCAATTTGCATCGGTCGCGATGATCCTGCTTTTTGCATTTGTGTTCTTTAGCCAGTCCGTGTCGGCCGACGGTACGTTCACGAGCGTCTACCAGAAGAGCGTCGAACTCGCCGAGGAAACGTACAAGCAAAGCTCCGACGCCTGGAAAGGCGGCAAAGACGCGGGCATTATGACAAAACCGGAACCGGTGACCGGCACAACGTATGTCGACAATGAGGAAAAGAAATAA
- a CDS encoding protein kinase has protein sequence MHCPKCGIKYPDGSQRFCDIDGERLSAAGSEVARGARKMVFSGVLSNSESGTAAPLPIEIAISEEDEKINDELMSELFFETEEEDVLLWNTDESASDPQVEVEVIPQFTAAADDEPAPIPSPLPRKVDPADIPAGHIEVDDDGDREHPSIKSSDFDPDEPIDFVGRIVKGRYRVTELLREDDTGFAYLADDGLVNGRQVVVRILADEEIDEMTESIFAEERVSLSHINHPNVLRLIDSGQFSNGTNFLISEHSDALTALDILEIHGPLSAVRVAKIIRQAGEALGEVHREGILHRDIRPDNILVTLAENETELVKIADFGVSSGDCNSDNIYYKSPETLDGRIPTVASDIYALGVVAYQLLTGKLPFNGNTEREFLRSLKADLEILPTDIRYDISTDVDDVIEKALSKDPLGRYSTARDFGDALSAALAATPPTLIADEHITVLDEQPDRTKEGAIVPGSNRISIPATASTEKVQDVDSLAWTRRSPEPPARPDPNWTWVAVAGALTILLIAAGIWYYVLVRQVEPEYRVPTDQEAANPANAPVITPQTPEQQAEDIEVPPPVRSVAQPPNTEFFQNSKQSLKGDLARNFVGFSLFYPKSWKAAGPQASIDGKTRGKFLDISNNTPDGKLKEQMLISYYASNGTIKEDADKFPRLVKETNETLTKLIPNYQMVSEGNTLVNGGWNAYEVRFQGSGTGEKGERLLVWGRRIFVPAARPGVRSGFEITMLATSYADDVRSVDDVGVRDELGTILYTFEPGRNF, from the coding sequence ATGCACTGTCCAAAATGTGGAATTAAATACCCTGACGGTTCGCAGCGATTTTGCGACATCGACGGTGAGCGCTTGAGTGCCGCCGGTAGTGAGGTTGCAAGGGGCGCTCGAAAGATGGTTTTTTCAGGAGTTTTGTCCAATTCTGAAAGCGGGACGGCGGCGCCGTTGCCGATCGAGATCGCCATCAGCGAAGAGGATGAAAAGATCAATGACGAATTGATGTCCGAACTGTTTTTTGAAACAGAAGAGGAGGACGTTTTGCTGTGGAATACAGACGAATCGGCGAGTGACCCGCAGGTCGAAGTTGAGGTTATTCCACAATTTACCGCGGCCGCCGATGACGAACCCGCACCGATCCCATCACCTCTGCCACGCAAGGTCGATCCGGCAGACATTCCGGCAGGCCATATCGAGGTAGATGATGACGGCGACCGCGAGCATCCCTCGATCAAGTCTTCTGACTTTGATCCGGACGAGCCTATCGATTTTGTCGGTCGGATAGTAAAGGGCAGATATCGAGTGACGGAATTGTTGCGCGAGGACGATACCGGCTTTGCCTATTTGGCTGACGATGGTCTCGTCAACGGCCGACAAGTGGTCGTACGGATACTTGCGGACGAAGAGATCGATGAGATGACGGAGAGCATCTTTGCCGAGGAACGCGTTTCGCTATCACATATCAACCATCCGAATGTATTGCGGCTGATCGACTCGGGCCAGTTCTCAAACGGCACGAACTTTCTGATCAGCGAGCATAGTGATGCATTGACCGCACTCGATATTTTGGAAATTCACGGACCGCTTTCGGCAGTTCGCGTTGCTAAGATCATTCGGCAGGCCGGCGAAGCCCTGGGTGAGGTTCATCGTGAAGGCATCTTGCATCGTGACATACGGCCCGACAACATTTTAGTAACGCTGGCAGAAAACGAAACCGAATTGGTTAAGATCGCTGATTTTGGCGTGTCTTCAGGTGACTGTAATTCCGATAATATCTATTACAAATCACCGGAAACGCTCGACGGGCGAATTCCAACCGTCGCCAGTGATATCTACGCGCTCGGAGTAGTCGCATATCAACTTTTAACCGGCAAATTGCCGTTTAACGGAAATACGGAACGCGAGTTCTTACGTTCACTGAAAGCCGATCTCGAGATCCTTCCCACAGATATCAGATACGATATCTCGACAGATGTTGACGATGTGATCGAGAAAGCTCTCTCGAAAGATCCGCTTGGACGATACTCGACTGCTCGTGATTTCGGCGATGCCCTTTCTGCGGCTTTGGCGGCGACTCCACCAACGCTGATAGCCGACGAGCATATTACCGTCTTGGACGAGCAACCGGATAGAACAAAAGAAGGTGCGATCGTTCCCGGTTCGAACCGGATATCAATACCGGCAACCGCTTCAACGGAAAAAGTTCAAGATGTGGATAGTCTGGCGTGGACCCGAAGGTCGCCTGAGCCTCCGGCTCGTCCCGACCCGAACTGGACTTGGGTCGCGGTCGCAGGGGCGTTAACTATATTACTTATCGCCGCCGGCATCTGGTATTACGTACTTGTTCGCCAAGTCGAACCCGAATATCGGGTCCCCACCGATCAAGAAGCGGCAAATCCGGCGAACGCGCCTGTGATAACGCCGCAGACTCCGGAACAGCAAGCTGAGGATATCGAAGTGCCGCCACCTGTTCGCTCAGTCGCACAACCGCCGAATACCGAATTTTTCCAAAATTCTAAACAGAGCCTCAAGGGGGATCTCGCACGTAATTTTGTCGGATTTTCGCTGTTTTATCCAAAGAGTTGGAAGGCTGCAGGACCGCAGGCAAGTATCGACGGCAAGACGCGAGGCAAGTTTTTGGACATCTCGAATAATACTCCTGATGGGAAGCTCAAGGAGCAGATGCTGATCAGTTATTATGCGAGTAATGGGACGATCAAGGAAGATGCGGACAAATTCCCAAGACTAGTTAAAGAGACCAACGAGACTCTCACGAAATTGATCCCAAATTACCAGATGGTGTCGGAAGGCAACACGCTGGTGAATGGTGGATGGAACGCATATGAAGTGCGATTTCAAGGCAGTGGAACCGGCGAAAAGGGCGAGAGACTGCTGGTTTGGGGTCGTCGGATCTTTGTCCCTGCCGCGCGTCCGGGTGTGAGGTCGGGCTTTGAGATCACGATGTTGGCGACGTCATATGCCGACGACGTGCGAAGCGTGGACGACGTAGGCGTCCGTGACGAACTCGGAACGATCCTTTACACTTTCGAACCCGGTCGAAACTTCTAA
- a CDS encoding B-box zinc finger protein, with the protein MNCAYHTQNGAVVNCNGCGKPLCSACDHRIKGFPFCQDCIVMGVDLLRQHNQSNHAPFVKKRTSPVAATLLSAICPGLGAAYNGQSTKALVYFAVFVGLFQMAILTSAPLFVFGFMGMWLFAALDSWRTAQMIRSGVTPDNAEDILVRRFSGNPKLWGIVLTILGVAFVFQRFFNLGFLMRGILPLLLIGLGFYILRDVIFKPKADDIRFTGPQTSGGTTSFALSPPDFSPQAEYDRDSDFGTRSRFGSWQDR; encoded by the coding sequence ATGAATTGTGCCTATCACACACAAAACGGAGCGGTCGTTAATTGCAACGGGTGCGGCAAACCGCTTTGCTCCGCGTGTGATCATCGCATAAAGGGGTTTCCCTTTTGCCAGGACTGCATCGTAATGGGTGTCGACCTGCTCAGGCAGCACAATCAGTCAAACCACGCTCCATTTGTCAAAAAGCGGACTTCGCCGGTCGCGGCAACGCTTTTGTCAGCTATTTGCCCGGGCCTTGGGGCGGCGTACAATGGCCAATCGACCAAGGCTTTGGTTTATTTTGCGGTATTTGTCGGATTATTCCAGATGGCTATTCTGACCAGTGCCCCGCTCTTCGTTTTCGGCTTTATGGGAATGTGGCTGTTTGCCGCACTAGACTCGTGGCGGACGGCGCAAATGATCAGATCGGGTGTGACGCCCGATAATGCCGAAGATATTTTGGTGCGTCGATTTTCCGGCAATCCAAAGCTCTGGGGCATCGTCCTGACCATCTTGGGTGTGGCATTCGTATTTCAGCGATTTTTTAACCTAGGCTTTTTGATGCGCGGCATCTTGCCTCTGCTCTTGATAGGCCTCGGGTTTTATATCCTACGGGATGTTATATTTAAGCCTAAGGCGGATGACATCAGGTTCACGGGCCCGCAGACGTCAGGAGGGACAACGAGCTTTGCCCTGAGTCCGCCGGATTTCAGCCCTCAGGCAGAGTATGACCGTGATTCCGACTTTGGCACACGTTCGCGTTTTGGCAGCTGGCAGGATCGCTAG
- a CDS encoding DUF488 domain-containing protein, whose translation MQIKIKRVYETPADDDGSRILVDRLWPRGLTKEKAHVDLWLKEIGPSTELRKWFGHEPEKWDAFRKSYLTELEEKGDLIDILLKRASEGPLTLIYAARDQEHNEALVIKRFLEALSQKYDD comes from the coding sequence ATGCAGATCAAGATCAAAAGGGTTTACGAAACGCCGGCAGACGATGACGGTAGCCGCATCCTCGTCGATCGCTTGTGGCCGCGCGGACTTACAAAGGAGAAAGCTCACGTCGATCTGTGGTTAAAGGAGATCGGCCCAAGCACGGAACTCCGTAAATGGTTCGGTCACGAACCCGAAAAATGGGATGCCTTTCGAAAGAGCTATCTTACGGAATTAGAAGAGAAGGGCGATCTGATAGACATACTTCTGAAGCGAGCCAGCGAAGGGCCGCTCACATTGATCTATGCGGCGCGAGACCAAGAACACAATGAAGCACTTGTGATCAAACGGTTTCTCGAGGCACTTTCACAAAAATACGACGACTAG
- a CDS encoding sigma-70 family RNA polymerase sigma factor, giving the protein MEALKAAAEINGAELVRRARSGDGTAWEEVVTAYTRRIFNLAYRFTSSPDAAEDLTQEVFIRIYRTLDQYDAKQGDLSNWLMRLARNLIIDDYRHRQRNPQNSMADAVDDHTYHLRAVGTSAQKEIERKELAGQVQEGIDKLPEDLRTCVILRDIEELSYQEIVDVLKIPEGTVKSRINRGRIELAKILRRMRVVTI; this is encoded by the coding sequence TTGGAAGCATTAAAGGCTGCGGCCGAAATTAATGGTGCGGAACTCGTAAGGCGTGCACGCTCCGGTGACGGAACGGCCTGGGAGGAGGTTGTCACCGCGTATACGCGGCGGATATTTAATCTCGCGTACCGGTTTACTTCGAGCCCTGACGCTGCCGAGGATCTGACGCAAGAGGTCTTTATACGCATCTATCGGACCCTGGATCAATACGATGCGAAGCAGGGCGACCTCTCTAATTGGCTGATGCGGCTTGCTCGCAATTTGATAATCGACGATTACCGCCACCGGCAGCGTAATCCTCAAAACTCGATGGCGGACGCGGTGGACGACCACACATACCACCTTCGAGCGGTAGGAACCTCGGCTCAGAAAGAGATCGAGCGTAAGGAACTGGCCGGACAGGTGCAGGAGGGCATCGACAAACTCCCCGAGGATCTTCGGACGTGCGTCATACTCCGCGACATCGAAGAACTCAGTTATCAGGAGATAGTCGATGTTTTGAAAATACCGGAAGGAACGGTCAAGTCCAGAATTAACCGCGGACGGATCGAACTGGCCAAGATATTGAGACGGATGAGGGTTGTTACAATTTAG
- a CDS encoding zf-HC2 domain-containing protein, whose product MLSAFLDNELDESQAGLVREHLAVCNDCAVVCEDLSAILFTCTAETSDDIMPSNAKAMWCRISNTIESEIKPPTATQPEPPKGRFWRLSLPQLASAVLGIAIISSLLTVVGIRNYLQPSGDDFTTRSAATMSTFEKVLAKVGLMDTPQRSRERRIQEQQAAISYWNDRVQARRVQWDRVTRDAFDRNLKVIDESVAQYMQILKQDPEDELSVEMLDAVMSDKMSLLRDFADL is encoded by the coding sequence TTGCTGAGTGCCTTTCTGGACAACGAGCTTGACGAGAGTCAGGCGGGACTTGTTCGTGAGCATTTGGCCGTTTGCAACGACTGCGCAGTCGTTTGTGAAGACCTCTCGGCCATCCTTTTTACCTGCACCGCGGAAACGTCAGACGACATAATGCCTTCAAACGCCAAGGCGATGTGGTGTCGGATCAGCAACACGATCGAGAGCGAGATCAAACCTCCGACGGCTACACAACCCGAGCCGCCAAAGGGGCGATTTTGGCGTCTCTCGCTGCCGCAACTAGCGTCAGCCGTGCTTGGGATCGCGATCATAAGTTCGCTTTTGACGGTGGTCGGCATTCGCAATTACTTACAGCCGTCGGGCGACGATTTTACGACCCGCTCGGCCGCTACGATGTCAACATTTGAAAAGGTCCTGGCGAAGGTCGGCCTGATGGATACTCCGCAGCGGTCACGCGAACGGCGGATCCAGGAGCAACAGGCGGCGATCTCGTATTGGAATGATCGGGTGCAGGCTCGTCGAGTCCAATGGGACCGCGTGACACGTGATGCATTTGACCGTAACCTCAAAGTGATCGACGAGTCAGTTGCACAGTATATGCAGATATTGAAGCAAGATCCGGAAGATGAACTTTCGGTCGAAATGCTGGACGCAGTAATGTCGGATAAGATGAGTCTGCTAAGGGATTTTGCAGATCTTTAG